The DNA sequence CTTGTGACAACGGCGATGTCAACAGCAACGGGTGTTCCGATATTTTGGACATTGATGCTGCTGTAGACTACATTATGCACGAAGATGTCACCAACAATACAGACGCCTATATTTGCAGCTTCTACATGTTCAAAGATAAAGACAGCAAGGGCGGCAAGTTACAGTTGGGCGCTCCTTGGGACTTTAACCTTGGATTTGGAGCCTACCAGCGTGTAGGTGGCGAAAAGGCCGAGGGCTGGCGTGTTCCGCAGAGCGCAAAAGGCGGTTCCGGCGATTGGTTTGTGGCTAAGTGGGTGCAGAATCTTTGGAACAACGATGGCTTCCAGAAAAAATACAAGGAACGCTGGAAAGAATTGCGTAGTGGCGTTTGGCATACCAAGAACATCGATCATTTTATCGATTCGCTCAAAACCGTTCTGAAAAAGGCTGCTGACCGCAACTTTGAACGTTGGCCGAATCTCGGTCAGGCGAGCGGTACCTGCGATGCCGACCCGATGGATTCCAATGGCGGAAACAATGGTGGCAACAACGGCAACCCGTGGGGTGGTGGCATGTGGGGCGGCGGCATGGGCGGCTTCTGCATGGGCATGAAGATGAACTACTACAATGAACCCACGTGGGATGCCGAAATCGAACACTTGCGTAAGTATGTCAAGCAAAGGTTTTCGTGGATTGACCAGCAGGTCGGTTTTAGCGAACCATCGGCACCGGTAGTCACGGAGCCTCTTATTATTGATGACTGGACCTATTACGACAAGGTCGCCGAGGATGACGATCCCGGCTCAAGCGTTTCTAACCCGCCTCCTTCGGCCATCAATTCTTATTTGAGTATTTCGCGCTTGAACTTCTATAAGCTGGATGGCCGCTTAATGACTGTCCAAAGCGAAAAGGGCGGCTTGCTTAAGCTTTTGGATTACAACGGCCAAGTGATTTTCCAAAAGAGGATTCGTGCTGGAGTAGAAAGCGTGCAACTTCCGTATAGTCTAGTTGACAAGACCTGGATTACAACGCTTAATGGAAAACTTTTGAGCCGCTAAGTTACAGATAATGCTTGACCTTGTTTACAGGGTCAAGATTTTCTTTTGGGGGCTTGGGCACATAAATCTTGACGGCGTACACGTAGTGGTCGGTTTCGACCAGGATGTCGCCTTCTTGCATGTCTTCGTTGATGTCAATTTCGATTTCTACACCGTCGCGGGCGATGCGGCGGATAGAATGTTCCTTGAGCTCGTGACGCTCGAACAGGACGTCGATAACCTTCTTGTAGGTGCCGTGATGAATGGTGCCCAGAATGCTATTGCAAATCATTTATAATTCCCGTATTAAACCGCATCCA is a window from the uncultured Fibrobacter sp. genome containing:
- a CDS encoding CotH kinase family protein encodes the protein MIRLPKLLLCTAALLFASAAFAQTYDLPLIVVNTKGQNLAKGADKIPGEMRIVDNGSNTLSDSSKVDKIDIGIKIRGQTSADFPKKGYGVELHDPTGQDTSLKVLGMPKNADWVFHGPYVDKTLIRNALAHWLYQRTGRYSSRFKFFELYLNGQYKGVYVLLEKIKRAKARVHIAKLKDEDTSGDELTGGYVLSIDKVENNSTSGLDKEGFKSKDGSPVVMRSPKKENTTKEQQDYIKNFFNKIESTCDNGDVNSNGCSDILDIDAAVDYIMHEDVTNNTDAYICSFYMFKDKDSKGGKLQLGAPWDFNLGFGAYQRVGGEKAEGWRVPQSAKGGSGDWFVAKWVQNLWNNDGFQKKYKERWKELRSGVWHTKNIDHFIDSLKTVLKKAADRNFERWPNLGQASGTCDADPMDSNGGNNGGNNGNPWGGGMWGGGMGGFCMGMKMNYYNEPTWDAEIEHLRKYVKQRFSWIDQQVGFSEPSAPVVTEPLIIDDWTYYDKVAEDDDPGSSVSNPPPSAINSYLSISRLNFYKLDGRLMTVQSEKGGLLKLLDYNGQVIFQKRIRAGVESVQLPYSLVDKTWITTLNGKLLSR